GCTGGTCGTCATGGAAGACGGGGATGTTCATGATCTCCTTGAGCTTCTGTTCGATGTAGAAGCACTCGGGGGCCTTGATGTCTTCCAGGTTGATGCCGCCGAAGGTGGGCTCCAGGGTCTTGACCACGTTGATGAGCTCATCGGGGTCGGTGGTGGCCAGCTCCAGATCGAAGACGTCCACATCGGCGAACATCTTGAAGAGCATGCCCTTGCCTTCCATGACGGGCTTGCCCGCCAGGGGGCCGATGTTGCCCAGGCCCAGCACGGCGGTGCCGTTGCTGACCACGGCCACCAGGTTGCTGCGGGCGGTAAGGCGGGCCGCGGCGGCGGGGTCGGCCTCGATGGCGCGGCAGGCGTCGGCCACGCCGGGCGAATAGGCCAGGGTCAGGTCGTCCTGGGTCTCGCCCCGCTTGGAGGGCAGCACTTCCACCTTACCGGGGCGGGGCTCCGCATGATATTTCCAGACATCTTCCTTGGTATAGCTCATAAATATCCTCTGCTGCTCGGCTGGAGCGGTGAGATTGTGAAAAACGGGCCCTGACAGCCGCGTGGACAGCGTTTTTCCGTTCGCACGGCCCCGATTGCGGGACAGGGAGAAACGCGCGCTCCCGCGCCATGACGGGCGTTTTCGGCCCCGGGCCGCGGGGCATGGCTGTCTGCCATGCGGCCGCCCGGCCGGCGCATGAGTATAAAAATCCGTTGCTTCTTTCGCAAGTGCGGGCAAGGGGCAGGGGGAGATTTTCGGGCAGGGGAAGCAGGCCGGTTTTCCTGCCGTCATGGCCGCCCTGAGGGCAGGTGCTTTCCGCGGTCCCCCGCCGGCGCCAAGGGCCTCTTGTCCCTCACCGTGCCCCCATCCTCCCCCAATGCGCTTTCGTCAGGGGGCCGGGCAGGCGGCGCGGCGGCATGTCTAGCCGATCCATTCCCGGCCGGTGGCCATGTCCATGATGACGAATTCCGTGCCGTCGTCCCTGGCGGCCACGCGGTATTCCAGCTTTTCGGCCACGCGGTTGGGCAGTTCGCCGCTCTGGTCGAAGGTCAGCACGCGGCAGGAAAAGCCGTCGTGATAGTCGCTGACGGGGATCTCGCGGGAAGAGGCCACGATGATCTCGTCGCCCACCTGGCAGGTACGGGCCGCGGCGCCGTTGAGGCAGACCACGCCGCTGCCGCGCGGGCCGGGCAGCACATAGGTCTCGATGCGGGAACCGCTGTGCTTGTTCCAGATATAGACGTATTCCAGCGGCAGCAGCCGGGCCGCCTCGAGGATGTCGGTATCGATGGTGATGGAGCCGTGGTAGTTGAGCTTGGATTCCGTGACCACGATGCCGTGCAGCTTGGCGCCTACGACGCGGATGGTGCCCTGCCCCTGGGGCTGGACACCCACCAGCATGCGGGTGACTTCCTTTCTTTCCATGTCGTTCCCCTTGGGGCCTGCCCGCCATGCGGCAGCGCGTACCGGCGGGCAGGGTCTGGAGGAGCCGTCGGGCTCCCTGTGGGCGGTTTTGCAGGATGGGGAGCATGAAGGGGGAAGGGGACGTTTTCCGCTGGAAGCGGCCGAAGGCGGCCCGCAGGGCCGTGCCCGTTGCGACGGAGAAAGCTACGGGCATCGACAGCAGAGATAACGTCCCCTTCCCCCCTCATATCATTTCATCGTCGTCATTCCCGCCTAGCACTGGACGATGCGCACGTCGCCGCGGGTCTCGTTGGCGCGGCGGCGGAAGCGCTGGCGGCGGTCCTCACCGTCCACCTGGTTGGCCAGCCATTCCAGCACATGCAGCACGGGGTGCTTTTCCTTGAGCTGGATGAGGCAGCGGGCGATGCCGATCTTGCAGGACGGGCAGCCCACCAGGATGGGCCCGGCGTAGCAGGCGCCTGTCTGGGGCTGGGGCTCGAAGGCCCTGGCCAGGCGTTCCTTTTTGCGGGCGCGCAGCAGGTTGTAGATGGTGGGGGAGGTCACGGCGCCCATGCCGGACTCGCCGCAGCAGCCGGGGATGGTGGTGACCTTGACCTTGCAGAGCTGTTCCAGGGCGCCGGTAAGCTGGGACTGCCCCTTGAGGGTGGGCACGCCCGCCCATTCGCAGTGGCAGGCCGCGTGGTAGAGCACGCTGGTGCCGGGGGCCACCGGGGCTTCCATGCTCTCGTGCTGGAGCAGGGGCAGGACGATCTGGCTCACGTCCTTCTGTTCCAGCTGCGGGAACTGCTCATTGAGCTTCATGCGGGCCAGGCTGTCGCGGCAGGAGCCGCAGGCCGTGGCCAGGTAGCGCACGTCGAAGCCCTGCTTGGCGAGGTTGCGCAGCATGGAGGCCAGATACTGGCGGTTCTGGGCCATGTTGTCTTCGTATTCGGTATCCATGCCCGCGGCCAGCAGGGGATAGCCGCAGCACAGGTGGCGCGGCGGCACGGCCACGGCGTGGCCGGTGTGCAGCAGCAGCATGATGGCGGCCAGGCCGATGCGGTCATAGAAGAGCGAACCGCCGCAGCCGGGGAAGTAGAGCACGCAGGGCATGCCCGGCGTCACTTCCCTGGGCGCGAACACGGAGCCGCGGTGCAGGCGCAGGGATTCATAGAGGTTGGTATAGCCCATCTTGGGGCCGCTGCCCGCGAAGAGGGGGCTCTGCATGCGCTTTTTCCACACCGCAGGCACCACGCCCAGCAGCTTGTTCTGCACCTTCTGGCCCAGCGAGGCCATCTTGGCCGCCTTGGGCACGCGGGACGACACGTCATGCACCAGCCATTCCAGGGCGCGCTTCTTGATGGGATGGCCGCCGGCGTTCTCGTGCTCCAGCAGGGAGCGCAGGGTCAGGGCCACCTCGCCGGACGGGATCTTGACCGGGCAGTTGGCCAGGCAGCGGCCGCAGGCCGTGCAGTGTTCCACCAGGTCGCGCAGCCAGCGCAGCAGGTTGTCGTCGATGGCGCCCTTGTTGACCTGCGAGTAGTAGACGGCCTCCAGCAGCATGCCCAGCACCATGTTCTTGTTGCGGGGATGGTACTGCATGGAGCGCTCGGGATAGCACATGGAACAGACCTGCTTGCACTTGCCGCAGCGGGTGCAGACCTGCACCGTGGACAGCAGGCTGATGAGCTTTTCCTTGTCCGGCAGGCCGCTGGCGTGGATGTCGTTGATGAGCCGGTTGAAGGAGAAGGTGAAGGGGCGCACGGGCAGCTCGCGATGCACCAGCTTGGCCGGGTTCATGACGTCGCGGGGGTCCACGCGTTCCTTGAAGGCGCGCAGGGCGTCCATCTTGCTCTTGCCGAGGAAGGAGATCTTGGTGATGCCGATGCCGTGTTCCCCGGAGACCTCGCCGCCCATCTCCTGGCACTCGGCCATGACGCGGGCCGCGGTCTCTTCGGCCTCTTCCAGCATGTGGGCGTCGTTGGAGTTGACCGGGATGTTCACATGGCAGTTGCCGTCACCGGCATGCATGTGGCTGGCCACCACGATGCGGCTGGCTTCCATGTAATCACGGATCTTGCCGATCTTCTTGTCCAGATGGGCGTACTTCCGGCCCATGCCGGCCAGAAAGGCCTCGGCCCGCTTCCAGAGTTCGGTATCGGAAAGCTCGGCCTGCGGGTTGTCGCCGGACGCCACCTTGGAGGCAAAGGAGAATTCACGGTTGAACTCCTTGTCCTCCATGGGGAAGCCGGGCAGGCGGCCCACTTCCTGCAGGGCGTAGCGGTAGGCCTGGGCCGTGCATTCCAGGTTGAGCTGCTCCAGGAAAAGGGCGAAGTCCGGGATGCGGTCCATGGGGATGACCACGTCCTCGTTGAGCTTGAAGCCGGAGGTGCGCTTGGCGATGGCCGACAGGCGGTGCCGGTCTTCCCAGAATCGCTCGCCTTCCTTGTCGTCCTGGGCCACGATGATGTCCACGTTGTCCTGTTCTTCCACCACGCAGACGATGTCGTTGACGCACTTGTCCAGCAGGTAGGGGTCGTCGCCGTCCACCTGGAGGATGATGACCGAGATGGGCAGGCCCTCGTACTTCTGGGACTTGCGCTTGTACTCGATGGCCTGCACGTACTTGGCGTTGAACTCTTCCAGGGCGGACAGGTGGGCATAGTCGCCTTCCTGGCGGATGCGGTTACGCAGGCCCACCAGCTCGCGCACCACCACGGCGGCGGGGTGCATGGAGCGGCCGAAGAATTCCAGCACCATGACGCGCTTGAACCTGGGCTTGGGATGGATGATGAAGCAGGCCTCGGTGATGATGCCGTCCACGCCTTCCTTCTGCATGCCGGGCAGGCCGCCCAGGGCCTTGTTGGTCACGTCCTTGCCCAGGCCGGGCAGGCGGATCTCGTCGCCGCGCAGGTGGATGACGTTGCGCACGCCGCCGCTGATGTCCTTGACCACGAACACGGCCGTTTCTTCGGGCAGGATCTTGTGGCGGGGATGGTTCTCGCGCTCCACACTGATGATCTCGCCCGTGGGCGTGACCATGCGCCACCAGAGCAGGTTGTCCAGGGTTGTGCCGTATTCGAAGGCGCTGGGGCCGCCGGCGTTCTCGGAGACGTTGCCGCCGATGGACGAGGCCTGCTTGGAGGCCGGGTCCACGGAGAAGAGCGCCCCGGCCGCGTCCACGGCCTTGATGACGTTCTGGGTGATGGCGCCGGCTTCCACGGTGACGGTCATGTTCTCAAGGTCGATGGGGCCGATCTTGGTCAGGCGGGTGAGGCTGACGATGACCGTGCGCTTGCGGGCCGGCACGGCGCCGCCGGTCATGCCGGAGCCGCCGCCGCGCGGGATGAGGGCGAACTTCATGTCATTGGCCAGCTTCACCAGGGCGGCCACCTGTTCGGCGCTGTCGGGCTCCACCACCAGCAGGGGCAGTTCCATGCGCAGGTCCGTGGCGTCCGTGGCCGAGGCCACCAGGGCGGAGGGCGAGGAAAGGATGCACTCGCCGGGCAGGATGTTGCGCAGGGTGGAGATCAGCTCTTCGCGGAAGCTGCGTTCGGCCTCGTAGGCGGACCAGAACATGGTGATGCCCTCGCCGATGGCGTTGGCGAAATAATGGGCCAGGGCCATGGATTCCCGTTCGAAGCGGGCGTGCACGCTGTTGCGCACGGTCTCCACGTTGATGAAGGGATTGTAGGCCACCAGGAACAGTTCTTCGGCAATGGCAATGGCCAGATGCCGCACAGACTCGGGCCACTCCGCGAAGTCGTCGATATTGATACGCAGGATGCGGTTGACCACATAGTCAGGTGAGATGGATATGTGCGGACCCTTGTGAGCCATGGCGTAGGTACCTCGTTGTCTTCTGCATTTTCCTTGCGCACGGGCCCGGCGGGCCGGATGCACAAGTGGAGAAACCTTGTTTTTTACTGCTATTGGCCGCGCAAGGCAAGCACGCGCCCATGACGGGGCCGCTGTCTTCACCAGACAGGGAGCAGATTTCAGGAATGATTCCTGTCATGCCTGTCATCCCTTGTGCTCTTTACATTTCCCCAAAGTTGAAAGATGCTGTGCGTCACATCTGATCCCTGGAAAGGAGATTCCACATGCTGCTCAAGCTGCAATGGCTCACAGATATTTTTGACTGGCTGCACCACAATTGGGAGCGTGCCCACGTCCAGCGCAAGGTGGCGCTGGTCATTTTCTGGGTCTATGTGGCGGCCCTGTGCTGCGTGGAGCTCAAACGGCAGGGCATGCTGCCGCCCGCCCTGGCCCAGCTGACGCCCCACAGCCATTTCAGCGCCATCCAGCTGGCCTTCACCCTGATCCTGGGGCTGGAGGTCATGAGCCTGATCTTCATCATCTCCACATCCTTTTCGCGCTCCGTGGGCAAGCAGTTCGAGATCCTGGCCCTGATCCTGCTGCGCAACGCCTTCAAGGAGCTGGCGCATCTGCCCGAGCCGGTGAGCATCGCCGGCAACCTCGATCCCGTCATCCACATCGCGGTCACGGCGCTGGGGGCCCTGGGCATCTTCGTGGCCCTGGGCATCTACGGGAAGCTGGCCTCCAGCTACGCCTACATCCAGAGCCCGGAGATGCGCATGCGTTTCGTCATCAGCAAGAAGCTGCTCTCGCTGACGCTGTTCGTCATCTTTCTGGGCATCGGCATCCGGGATGCCTGGATCCACATCCACACCGGCGAGGACATGCGCTTTTTCGAGACCATCTACACGGTGCTGATCTTTGCGGACATCGCCCTGGTCCTCATCTCGCAGCGCTACATGCCGTCCTTCCATGCCGTGTTCCGCAATTCCGGCTTCGTCATCGGCACGCTGATGATGCGCCTGGCCCTTTCGGCCACCCCGCCGTGGGACACGGCCGCCAGCCTGTTCGCGGCCGCCTATGTGCTGGCCCTGACCTGGGCCACCCGGTATTTCCGGCCCGCGGCCCTGTGGGGCCCCCAGCTGCCCGCCTCTTCCCGCGAGACGGAGCATCTGCCCCCGTCCTACGGCAAGGTGCCGGAAGCTGCCGAGCCCCGGGAGGGCGTGCTTTACGGCAAGCCGCATCTGGATGCCTGGCGGCAGCGCCGCAAGATCCGCGAGGCCGCCCTGCCCGTGGCGCGGGAAGCCTGCGTGTTCGGCGCCGCGGAAGGCCGGGCCCGGCGCACGATGCCCCGTCCTCCGGCCGGGAAGAAAAAGACCGTCCGTTGACCTCCGGCCGGGATGCGACAGGCCCTCGGGCCGTCTTTCCCGCCTTCCCGGTCCCCTTCGGTCACGATACGGAACAAGGCCACCCCTCGGGGTGGCCTTGTTCCGTGCGCGGCCTGCGGCCGGTGATGATGTGTCCATAACGCGCCCCGGAAAGGGGACCGGGGCAGGCATCCCCCGGGTCGCCCGCCGGCGGGGGCTTTTTCCCTTCCCTGCCCGGTACGCGGCGCCTAGTCGTCGCCCACCTTGAGGGCGGCCAGGAAGGCTTCCTGCGGCAGCTCCACGTTGCCCATGCGCTTCATGCGTTTTTTGCCTTCCTTCTGTTTTTCCAGTAGTTTGCGCTTGCGGGTGATGTCACCGCCGTAGCACTTGGCGGTCACGTCCTTGCGGAAGGCGGACACGGTCTCGCGGGCGATGATCTTCTGGCCGATGGCCGCCTGGATGGCCACCTGGAAGAGCTGGCGCGGGATGGTGCGCTTGAGCTTGAGGGCCAGCGAACGGCCGTAGGTATAGGCGCGGTCGCGGTGCACGATGACGGCCAGGGCGTCCACGGGCTCGCCGTTGAGCAGGATGTCCAGACGCACCAGGTCGGACTCGCGGTAGTCGATGGGCTGGTAGTCCATGCTGGCGTAGCCGCGCGTGCAGGACTTGAGCCGGTCGAAGAAATCATAGACGATCTCGGCGAAGGGCAGCTCGTAGGTCACCACCACGCGGTTGGCGGCCAGGTAGTGCAGGTTCTTCTGGGTGCCGCGCTTGTCCTCGCAGAGCTTCATGACGTTGCCCACATATTCGTTGGGCACATGGATGTCCATGCTCACATAGGGCTCGTAGAGGGCCCTGATCTTGGTGGAGTCGGGCAGATGGGCCGGGTTGTCGATCTCCAGGGTCTTGCCGTCGGTGGTATCCACCCGGTAGATGACCGAGGGCGCCGTGGCGATGAGGTCCACCTCGAATTCGCGTTCCAGGCGCTCCTGGATGATCTCCATGTGCAAGAGGCCCAGGAAGCCGCAGCGGAAGCCGAAGCCCAGGGCCTGGGAGGTCTCGGGCTCGAAGCTGAAGGCGGCGTCGTTGAGCTGGAGCTTTTCCAGCGCGGCCTTGAGGTTCTCGTAATCATCGGATTCCGAGGGGTAGAGGCCGCAGAAGACCATGGGCTGCACTTCCTTGAAGCCGGGCACGGGCTCGGTGGCCGGATTGGCCGCCAGGGTGATGGTATCGCCCACGCGGGCATCGCCCAGGGACTTGATGCTGCCGCAGAGGAAGCCCACCTCGCCGGCGTGCAGCTCCTTCACGTCCGTGGCCTCGGGCGAGAACACGCCCAGGCGCAGCACTTCATATTCCTTGCCGGTGCTCATGAGGCGCACCATGTCGCCCAGTTTCACCCGGCCGTCCACCACGCGGAAGAGCACCACCACCCCCTGGTAGCTGTCGTACCAGGAGTCGAAGATCAGGGCCTTGAGGGGACCGTCCGGGTCGCCGCCAGGCGCAGGCAGGCGGTGGACGATGGCTTCCAGCACGGCGTCCACGCCCTGGCCGGTCTTGGCCGACACGGGCAGGGCATCGGTGCAGTCCAGGCCGATGGCTTCTTCGATCTCTTCCTTGACGCGGTCCACCTCGGCGCTGGGCAGGTCGATCTTGTTCAGCACGGGCACGATCTCGTGGTCGTGGTCCAGGGCCAGATAGACGTTGGCCAGGGTCTGGGCCTCCACGCCCTGGGTGGCGTCCACCACCAGCAGCGCGCCTTCGCAGGCGGCCAGGGAGCGCGACACTTCGTAGTTGAAGTCCACGTGTCCGGGCGTGTCGATGAGGTTCAGCTCATATTCCTCTCCGTCGGCAGCCACATAGGGGATGCGCACGGTCTGCGCCTTGATGGTGATGCCGCGCTCGCGTTCCAGGTCCATCTTGTCCAGGTACTGCTGGCGGGCCTCGCGCTGGCTGACCACCTTGGTCAGCTCAAGGATGCGGTCGGCAAGGGTGGACTTGCCGTGGTCGATGTGGGCGATGATGCAGAAATTGCGAATATGATCCAGACTGGGCATGGGACTCGTGACTGTGACCGCGCCGGAAGCCGCGGGAAGAGGTGCAGACAGGGCCGTGGCCCTGCCGGAAAAGTGCAACATCATACCGGCAACCGGCTGCAAAGTCCATGCCCCGGCAGCAGGCGCAGGGGGAGGGAGGGGAAGCAGAAGGATGGGGGGCGGCAGGGGGAGGAGCGGCCCTTTTCCACAAGACGCGAAAAGGGGCCGGAAGTTTCCTTCCGGCCCCTTTGTTTTATCGGATCAGGGAGGCGCTAGCGCAACTGGGCCACATGCAGGCGCTCGACGGCGCGCTGCAGAGCGGCTTCCGCTCTGGCATGGTCCACATCATCGGCCTGGCTGGCCAGGCGCTTTTCGGCGCGCTCCTTGGCGGCCTGGGCGCGGGCGGTATCGATATCTTCGGCCAGTTCGGCCGATTCCGCCAGCACGGTCAGGACCTTGTTGTTCACATCGGCAAAGCCGCCGGAGATGAACACGTTGTGCTGCTTGCCGCCTTCAGTATAGCGAAGGTTGCCGATCTTGAGGGCAGAGAGCAGGGAGACGTGATGCGGCAGCACGCCAAACTCACCCATGACGCCGGGGCACACGGCCATTTCCACCTGAGCGCTGACAACGGTCTTGTCAGGTGTCACCACTTCCAGTTGCAGCATGCTCATGGGCGCTCCTTACTTAGCTTCCTGCTGGATGCGGGCTTCGTACTTGGCCACGGCCTGGTCGATGCTGCCCAGCATGTAGAAGTCGGATTCGGCGAGATGGTCGTACTTGCCTTCCAGGATGCCCTTGAAGCCCTTGATGGTGTCTTCCAGCTTCACATACTGGCCGGGGGTACCGGTGAAGGTTTCGGCCACGTGGAAGGGCTGGGACAGGAAGCGCTGGATACGACGCGCACGGGCAACGGTGAGCTTGTCTTCGTCAGACAGTTCGTCCATACCCAGGATGGCGATGATATCCTGCAGTTCCTTGTACTTCTGCAGCACCATCTGCACCTGACGGGCCACGCTGTAGTGCTCTTCGCCCACGACGTTGGGGTCGAGGATGCGGGAGGTGGAGTCCAGCGGGTCCACGGCGGGGTAGATGCCCAGTTCGGCGATCTGGCGGGAAAGCACGAGCGTACCGTCCAGATGCGAGAACGTGGTGGCCGGGGCGGGGTCGGTCAGGTCGTCAGCGGGCACGTAAACGGCCTGCACGGAGGTGATCGAACCCTTGTTGGTGGAGGTGATGCGTTCCTGCAGGGCGCCCAGGTCGGTGCCCAGGGTGGGCTGGTAACCCACGGCCGAAGGCATGCGGCCCAGCAGGGCGGACACTTCCGAACCGGCCTGCGTGAAGCGGAAGATGTTGTCGATGAAGAGCAACACGTCCTGGTTTTCTTCGTCGCGGAAGTATTCGGCGCAGGCAAGGGCGGTCAGGGCCACGCGGGCACGGGCTCCCGGAGGCTCGTTCATCTGGCCGTAGACCAGCGTGGCGCGCTCCAGAACACCGGCTTCTTTCAGTTCGTTATACAGGTCATTGCCTTCACGGGTGCGTTCACCCACGCCGGCGAACACCGAAGAGCCGCCGTGCTGCTTGGCAATGTTGTTGATCATTTCCATCAGGATAACGGTCTTGCCCACGCCGGCGCCGCCGAACAGACCCATCTTGCCGCCCTTGGGGAAGGGCACGAGCAGGTCCACGACCTTGATGCCGGTTTCAAGCAGTTCCACCTTGGTGTTCTGCTCGGTGAACTCGGGGGCGGGACGGTGGATGGGGTAGTACTTTTCAGCGTTGACCGGGCCCATTTCGTCCACGGGACGGCCGATAACGTTGAGGATACGTCCCACAGCCGCCTTGCCCACGGGCACCATGATGGGGTTGCCCGTATCCACAACTTCCATGCCGCGCACCAGACCTTCGGTGGCGTCCATGGCGATGGTGCGCACCACGTTGTCACCGAGGTGCTGGGCCACTTCACAGACGAGGTCAGGCGCGTCGCTGTTGTTGGGGTTTTTGATTTCCAGGGCGGTCAGGATATCAGGCAGGTGTCCGTCGCTGAACTCAACGTCCACGACGGCGCCGATAACCTGGACGATTTTACCAATGTTTTTGCTCATGCTTGGCTCCTGTTACCCGTTCAGCGCTTCTGCGCCGCCGACGATGTCGATGAGTTCGCTGGTGATGGAAGCCTGCCGCGTCTTGTTGTAGAGCAGGGTCAACGTATTGATCATCTCGTTACAGTTACGCGTCGCGTTGTCCATGGCGGCCATACGCGCAGCGTGTTCACTGGCAGACGTATCCAGCATTCCCCGGTAGACCTGAACCTTGACGTAGCGGGGGAGCAGCTCGGCCAGAAGGGCTTCTTCCTGCGGTTCGTAAACGTACTCGCAGTGGGCTTCTTCCTGGCCCTCTTCCGCCTCCGCCTCAGGGGCAGCCAGGGGCAGCAGGCTCAGTGTGCGCGGGGGCTGATGCCCCATGGACACAAACTCGCCGTACACCATCCAGACTTCATCAAAAGCAAAGGTTTCGTAGCCGTGAATGACTTCCTGCGCGATGGAGCTGGCCAGCGAAAAGTCCAGGCTGCCCATACGGTCGCCATAGGCGACCATGATGTCGTAGCCGGCCTTGCGCACAGCGTCGCGTCCCTTGCGGCCCATGCAGGCGAAGGAGACCTTCATGCCGGCAGTGGTTTTTTCAGCAGCGAGCTTCAGGGCCGTGGTGATGATGTTGCCGTTGAAGCTGCCGCACAGGCCGCGGTCGGACGTGACCAGCACGATGGCGCAGTTTTTCTTTTCCTCATGCTCGGCCAGCAGCGGATGGGCAGTGCCCTCCACCTTGCGGGCAAGCTCGGCCAGGACCTGGCGGTACTTGCCGGCATACGGCCGGAAGCGTTCGATGCGGGCCTGCGCGCCGCGCAGTTTCGCCGAGGCCACCATGTTCATGGCCTTGGTGATCTGCTTGGTCTTGCCGACCCCCACGATTTTCATTTTTACGTCTTTGAGTGAAGGCATATGGGTATCCCCCGGCGTTAAGCCTGGTAGCCCTGCTTGAAGGCGTCAATCGCCTCGTTCAGCGCCTTTTCCACAGCTTCATCAATGACTTTCTTATCCTTGATGGCGTCCAGCACGTCCTTGCGGGTATCGCGCATGAAGGCCAGCATTTCACTTTCAAAGCGACGGATCTGATCCACCGGCACATCGTCCATGAAGCCGCGGGTGGCGGCGTAGATGGAAGCCACCTGTTCC
This is a stretch of genomic DNA from Desulfovibrio piger. It encodes these proteins:
- a CDS encoding F0F1 ATP synthase subunit gamma, which encodes MPSLKDVKMKIVGVGKTKQITKAMNMVASAKLRGAQARIERFRPYAGKYRQVLAELARKVEGTAHPLLAEHEEKKNCAIVLVTSDRGLCGSFNGNIITTALKLAAEKTTAGMKVSFACMGRKGRDAVRKAGYDIMVAYGDRMGSLDFSLASSIAQEVIHGYETFAFDEVWMVYGEFVSMGHQPPRTLSLLPLAAPEAEAEEGQEEAHCEYVYEPQEEALLAELLPRYVKVQVYRGMLDTSASEHAARMAAMDNATRNCNEMINTLTLLYNKTRQASITSELIDIVGGAEALNG
- the atpD gene encoding F0F1 ATP synthase subunit beta is translated as MSKNIGKIVQVIGAVVDVEFSDGHLPDILTALEIKNPNNSDAPDLVCEVAQHLGDNVVRTIAMDATEGLVRGMEVVDTGNPIMVPVGKAAVGRILNVIGRPVDEMGPVNAEKYYPIHRPAPEFTEQNTKVELLETGIKVVDLLVPFPKGGKMGLFGGAGVGKTVILMEMINNIAKQHGGSSVFAGVGERTREGNDLYNELKEAGVLERATLVYGQMNEPPGARARVALTALACAEYFRDEENQDVLLFIDNIFRFTQAGSEVSALLGRMPSAVGYQPTLGTDLGALQERITSTNKGSITSVQAVYVPADDLTDPAPATTFSHLDGTLVLSRQIAELGIYPAVDPLDSTSRILDPNVVGEEHYSVARQVQMVLQKYKELQDIIAILGMDELSDEDKLTVARARRIQRFLSQPFHVAETFTGTPGQYVKLEDTIKGFKGILEGKYDHLAESDFYMLGSIDQAVAKYEARIQQEAK
- a CDS encoding F0F1 ATP synthase subunit epsilon, coding for MSMLQLEVVTPDKTVVSAQVEMAVCPGVMGEFGVLPHHVSLLSALKIGNLRYTEGGKQHNVFISGGFADVNNKVLTVLAESAELAEDIDTARAQAAKERAEKRLASQADDVDHARAEAALQRAVERLHVAQLR
- a CDS encoding FAD-binding and (Fe-S)-binding domain-containing protein; translated protein: MAHKGPHISISPDYVVNRILRINIDDFAEWPESVRHLAIAIAEELFLVAYNPFINVETVRNSVHARFERESMALAHYFANAIGEGITMFWSAYEAERSFREELISTLRNILPGECILSSPSALVASATDATDLRMELPLLVVEPDSAEQVAALVKLANDMKFALIPRGGGSGMTGGAVPARKRTVIVSLTRLTKIGPIDLENMTVTVEAGAITQNVIKAVDAAGALFSVDPASKQASSIGGNVSENAGGPSAFEYGTTLDNLLWWRMVTPTGEIISVERENHPRHKILPEETAVFVVKDISGGVRNVIHLRGDEIRLPGLGKDVTNKALGGLPGMQKEGVDGIITEACFIIHPKPRFKRVMVLEFFGRSMHPAAVVVRELVGLRNRIRQEGDYAHLSALEEFNAKYVQAIEYKRKSQKYEGLPISVIILQVDGDDPYLLDKCVNDIVCVVEEQDNVDIIVAQDDKEGERFWEDRHRLSAIAKRTSGFKLNEDVVIPMDRIPDFALFLEQLNLECTAQAYRYALQEVGRLPGFPMEDKEFNREFSFASKVASGDNPQAELSDTELWKRAEAFLAGMGRKYAHLDKKIGKIRDYMEASRIVVASHMHAGDGNCHVNIPVNSNDAHMLEEAEETAARVMAECQEMGGEVSGEHGIGITKISFLGKSKMDALRAFKERVDPRDVMNPAKLVHRELPVRPFTFSFNRLINDIHASGLPDKEKLISLLSTVQVCTRCGKCKQVCSMCYPERSMQYHPRNKNMVLGMLLEAVYYSQVNKGAIDDNLLRWLRDLVEHCTACGRCLANCPVKIPSGEVALTLRSLLEHENAGGHPIKKRALEWLVHDVSSRVPKAAKMASLGQKVQNKLLGVVPAVWKKRMQSPLFAGSGPKMGYTNLYESLRLHRGSVFAPREVTPGMPCVLYFPGCGGSLFYDRIGLAAIMLLLHTGHAVAVPPRHLCCGYPLLAAGMDTEYEDNMAQNRQYLASMLRNLAKQGFDVRYLATACGSCRDSLARMKLNEQFPQLEQKDVSQIVLPLLQHESMEAPVAPGTSVLYHAACHCEWAGVPTLKGQSQLTGALEQLCKVKVTTIPGCCGESGMGAVTSPTIYNLLRARKKERLARAFEPQPQTGACYAGPILVGCPSCKIGIARCLIQLKEKHPVLHVLEWLANQVDGEDRRQRFRRRANETRGDVRIVQC
- the panD gene encoding aspartate 1-decarboxylase encodes the protein MERKEVTRMLVGVQPQGQGTIRVVGAKLHGIVVTESKLNYHGSITIDTDILEAARLLPLEYVYIWNKHSGSRIETYVLPGPRGSGVVCLNGAAARTCQVGDEIIVASSREIPVSDYHDGFSCRVLTFDQSGELPNRVAEKLEYRVAARDDGTEFVIMDMATGREWIG
- the lepA gene encoding translation elongation factor 4 encodes the protein MPSLDHIRNFCIIAHIDHGKSTLADRILELTKVVSQREARQQYLDKMDLERERGITIKAQTVRIPYVAADGEEYELNLIDTPGHVDFNYEVSRSLAACEGALLVVDATQGVEAQTLANVYLALDHDHEIVPVLNKIDLPSAEVDRVKEEIEEAIGLDCTDALPVSAKTGQGVDAVLEAIVHRLPAPGGDPDGPLKALIFDSWYDSYQGVVVLFRVVDGRVKLGDMVRLMSTGKEYEVLRLGVFSPEATDVKELHAGEVGFLCGSIKSLGDARVGDTITLAANPATEPVPGFKEVQPMVFCGLYPSESDDYENLKAALEKLQLNDAAFSFEPETSQALGFGFRCGFLGLLHMEIIQERLEREFEVDLIATAPSVIYRVDTTDGKTLEIDNPAHLPDSTKIRALYEPYVSMDIHVPNEYVGNVMKLCEDKRGTQKNLHYLAANRVVVTYELPFAEIVYDFFDRLKSCTRGYASMDYQPIDYRESDLVRLDILLNGEPVDALAVIVHRDRAYTYGRSLALKLKRTIPRQLFQVAIQAAIGQKIIARETVSAFRKDVTAKCYGGDITRKRKLLEKQKEGKKRMKRMGNVELPQEAFLAALKVGDD